One part of the Arabidopsis thaliana chromosome 4, partial sequence genome encodes these proteins:
- the FBW2 gene encoding F-BOX WITH WD-40 2 (F-BOX WITH WD-40 2 (FBW2); BEST Arabidopsis thaliana protein match is: RNI-like superfamily protein (TAIR:AT4G05460.1); Has 30201 Blast hits to 17322 proteins in 780 species: Archae - 12; Bacteria - 1396; Metazoa - 17338; Fungi - 3422; Plants - 5037; Viruses - 0; Other Eukaryotes - 2996 (source: NCBI BLink).) translates to MEEDCEFRHWDELIPDALGLIFSHLPLQEVLTVVPRVCKAWNRAVTGPYCWQEIDIELWSNRFHQSDHLDRMLEMLIPRSAGSLRKLSVTGLRNDSIFSFIAQHAGSLKTLKVPRSGLTNSGVVNVAEKLSSLTFLDLSYCCKIGPEAIQAIGKHCKSLREFCRNMHPLDVASVVSHDDEAYAIANTMPKLKRLEIAYHRVSTEGVLKILSCCVFLEFLELRGCWDVQLDNKFFKEKFPDMKVLGPRVIGFYDMINDWEDCCSDYFSDGSDYLAWEFFEDGVMGEFYEDEFEHGWDDNFYAENAVLDMEPHIWPPSP, encoded by the exons ATGGAAGAAGATTGCGAGTTTCGACATTGGGATGAGTTGATTCCAGATGCTCTTGGTTTAATCTTTAGCCACTTACCTCTTCAAGAAGTACTAACAGTGGTGCCTAGAGTTTGCAAAGCATGGAACAGAGCTGTTACTGGACCTTATTGTTGGCAAGAGATTGACATTGAGCTGTGGAGTAACCGTTTTCACCAGTCTGATCATCTTGACCGGATGCTTGAGATGTTGATCCCTAGAAGCGCTGGCTCTTTGCGAAAACTCTCCGTTACTGGCCTTCGAAATGACTCTATCTTCTCCTTCATTGCACAACA TGCTGGTTCACTTAAGACCTTGAAGGTGCCAAGAAGTGGTCTGACTAATTCGGGTGTGGTAAACGTAGCTGAAAAGCTCTCGTCTCTCACTTTCTTGGATTTGAGCTACTGCTGCAAAATAGGCCCAGAGGCGATACAAGCCATAGGAAAACACTGTAAATCACTGAGAGAGTTTTGCAGAAACATGCATCCATTGGATGTAGCAAGTGTTGTCTCTCACGACGATGAAGCTTATGCTATCGCCAATACAATGCCGAAGCTGAAGCGGTTAGAGATAGCTTACCACCGAGTCAGCACAGAAGGAGTACTCAAGATCTTATCGTGCTGTGTTTTTCTTGAGTTCTTGGAACTTAGAGGCTGTTGGGACGTGCAACTTGATAACAAGTTTTTCAAAGAGAAGTTTCCGGATATGAAAGTGTTAGGTCCACGCGTGATCGGATTCTATGATATGATAAATGATTGGGAGGATTGCTGCTCAGATTACTTCTCAGATGGGTCTGATTACTTGGCTTGGGAGTTTTTTGAAGATGGTGTAATGGGAGAGTTCTATGAGGATGAGTTTGAGCATGGTTGGGACGATAATTTTTATGCGGAAAACGCAGTTTTAGACATGGAACCGCATATTTGGCCACCATCTCCATGA
- a CDS encoding DNA (cytosine-5-)-methyltransferase family protein (DNA (cytosine-5-)-methyltransferase family protein; FUNCTIONS IN: DNA binding, DNA (cytosine-5-)-methyltransferase activity; INVOLVED IN: DNA methylation; LOCATED IN: nucleus; CONTAINS InterPro DOMAIN/s: DNA (cytosine-5)-methyltransferase 1 (InterPro:IPR017198), DNA methylase, C-5 cytosine-specific (InterPro:IPR001525), Bromo adjacent homology (BAH) domain (InterPro:IPR001025), DNA methylase, C-5 cytosine-specific, active site (InterPro:IPR018117); BEST Arabidopsis thaliana protein match is: DNA methyltransferase 2 (TAIR:AT4G14140.1); Has 7214 Blast hits to 6137 proteins in 1440 species: Archae - 249; Bacteria - 4362; Metazoa - 525; Fungi - 274; Plants - 335; Viruses - 111; Other Eukaryotes - 1358 (source: NCBI BLink).), translating to METKVGKQKKRSVDSNDDVSKERRPKRAAACRNFKEKPLRISDKSETVEAKKEQNVVEEIVAIQLTSSLESNDDPRPNRRLTDFVLHNSDGVPQPVEMLELGDIFLEGVVLPLGDDKNEEKGVRFQSFGRVENWNISGYEDGSPGIWISTALADYDCRKPASKYKKIYDYFFEKACACVEVFKSLSKNPDTSLDELLAAVARSMSGSKIFSSGGAIQEFVISQGEFIYNQLAGLDETAKNHETCFVENSVLVSLRDHESSKIHKALSNVALRIDESQLVKSDHLVDGAEAEDVRYAKLIQEEEYRISMERSRNKRSSTTSASNKFYIKINEHEIANDYPLPSYYKNTKEETDELLLFEPGYEVDTRDLPCRTLHNWALYNSDSRMISLEVLPMRPCAEIDVTVFGSGVVAEDDGSGFCLDDSESSTSTQSNVHDGMNIFLSQIKEWMIEFGAEMIFVTLRTDMAWYRLGKPSKQYAPWFETVMKTVRVAISIFNMLMRESRVAKLSYANVIKRLCGLEENDKAYISSKLLDVERYVVVHGQIILQLFEEYPDKDIKRCPFVTGLASKMQDIHHTKWIIKRKKKILQKGKNLNPRAGLAHVVTRMKPMQATTTRLVNRIWGEFYSIYSPEVPSEAIHEVEEEEIEEDEEEDENEEDDIEEEAVEVQKSHTPKKSRGNSEDMEIKWNGEILGETSDGEPLYGRALVGGETVAVGSAVILEVDDPDETPAIYFVEFMFESSDQCKMLHGKLLQRGSETVIGTAANERELFLTNECLTVHLKDIKGTVSLDIRSRPWGHQYRKENLVVDKLDRARAEERKANGLPTEYYCKSLYSPERGGFFSLPRNDIGLGSGFCSSCKIKEEEEERSKTKLNISKTGVFSNGIEYYNGDFVYVLPNYITKDGLKKGTSRRTTLKCGRNVGLKAFVVCQLLDVIVLEESRKASNASFQVKLTRFYRPEDISEEKAYASDIQELYYSHDTYILPPEALQGKCEVRKKNDMPLCREYPILDHIFFCEVFYDSSTGYLKQFPANMKLKFSTIKDETLLREKKGKGVETGTSSGILMKPDEVPKEMRLATLDIFAGCGGLSHGLEKAGVSNTKWAIEYEEPAGHAFKQNHPEATVFVDNCNVILRAIMEKCGDVDDCVSTVEAAELVAKLDENQKSTLPLPGQADFISGGPPCQGFSGMNRFSDGSWSKVQCEMILAFLSFADYFRPKYFLLENVKKFVTYNKGRTFQLTMASLLEIGYQVRFGILEAGTYGVSQPRKRVIIWAASPEEVLPEWPEPMHVFDNPGSKISLPRGLHYDTVRNTKFGAPFRSITVRDTIGDLPLVENGESKINKEYRTTPVSWFQKKIRGNMSVLTDHICKGLNELNLIRCKKIPKRPGADWRDLPDENVTLSNGLVEKLRPLALSKTAKNHNEWKGLYGRLDWQGNLPISITDPQPMGKVGMCFHPEQDRIITVRECARSQGFPDSYEFSGTTKHKHRQIGNAVPPPLAFALGRKLKEALYLKSSLQHQS from the exons ATGGAGACAAAAGTTGggaagcaaaagaagagaagtgtTGACTCAAATGATGATGTCTCTAAGGAAAGGAGACCAAAGCGAGCAGCAGCTTGCAGAAACTTCAAGGAGAAACCTCTTCGTATCTCTGACAAATCTGAAACCGTTGAAGCTAAGAAAGAGCAGAACGTGGTGGAAGAGATCGTGGCGATACAGttaacttcttctttggagAGCAATGATGATCCTCGTCCAAACCGGAGGCTgactgattttgttttacataatTCAGATGGAGTTCCACAGCCTGTGGAGATGTTGGAACTTGGTGACATTTTTCTTGAAGGTGTTGTCTTACCTTTAGGTGATgacaaaaacgaagaaaagGGTGTGAGGTTTCAATCTTTTGGTCGTGTCGAGAACTGGAATATATCTGGTTATGAAGATGGTTCCCCGGGGATATGGATATCAACAGCGTTAGCGGATTACGATTGCCGTAAACCAGCTTCtaaatacaagaaaatatatgattatttctTTGAGAAAGCTTGTGCTTGTGTGGAGGTGTTTAAGAGCTTGTCCAAGAATCCGGATACAAGTCTTGATGAGCTTCTTGCGGCGGTTGCGAGGTCGATGAGCGGAAGCAAGATATTTTCTAGCGGTGGAGCCATCCAAGAGTTTGTTATATCCCAAGGAGAATTCATATATAACCAACTCGCTGGTCTGGATGAGACAGCCAAGAATCATGAAACATGCTTTGTTGAAAATtctgttcttgtttctctaaGAGATCATGAAAGTAGTAAAATCCACAAGGCTTTGTCTAATGTGGCTCTGAGGATTGATGAGAGCCAGCTCGTGAAATCTGATCATTTAGTGGATGGTGCTGAGGCCGAGGATGTAAGATATGCTAAGTTAAtccaagaagaagagtatCGGATATCTATGGAGCGGTCGAGAAATAAGAGAAGTTCAACAACTTCTGCTTCGAATAAGTTTTACATTAAGATCAATGAACACGAGATTGCCAATGATTATCCACTCCCGTCTTACTACAAGAacaccaaagaagaaacagatgagCTTTTACTCTTTGAACCTGGCTATGAGGTAGATACAAGGGACCTACCTTGTAGAACACTTCACAATTGGGCTCTTTACAACTCTGATTCACGGATGATATCATTAGAGGTTCTTCCCATGAGGCCGTGTGCTGAAATCGATGTCACCGTATTTGGGTCAGGTGTGGTGGCTGAAGATGATGGAAGTGGGTTTTGTCTCGATGATTCAGAGAGCTCTACCTCTACGCAGTCAAATGTTCATGATGGGATGAACATATTCCTTAGTCAAATAAAGGAatggatgattgagtttggAGCAGAAATGATCTTTGTCACATTACGAACTGACATGGCCTG GTATCGACTTGGGAAACCGTCAAAGCAATATGCTCCATGGTTTGAAACTGTTATGAAAACAGTAAGGGTTGCGATAAGCATTTTCAATATGCTCATGAGAGAAAGTAGGGTTGCTAAGCTTTCATATGCAAATGTCATAAAAAGACTTTGTGGGTTAGAGGAGAACGATAAAGCTTACATTTCTTCTAAGCTCTTGGATGTTGAGAGATATGTTGTCGTCCATGGACAAATTATCTTGCAGCTTTTCGAAGAGTATCCTGACAAGGATATCAAAAGGTGTCCATTTGTTACTGGTCTTGCAAGTAAAATGCAGGATATACACCACACAAAATGGATCatcaagaggaagaagaaaattctGCAAAAGGGAAAGAATCTGAATCCGAGGGCGGGCTTGGCACATGTGGTAACCAGAATGAAACCTATGCAAGCAACAACAACTCGCCTCGTTAATAGAATTTGGGGAGAGTTTTACTCCATTTACTCTCCTGAGGTTCCATCGGAGGCGATTCATGaagtggaagaagaggagattgaagaggatgaagaggaGGACGagaatgaggaagatgatATAGAGGAGGAAGCTGTTGAGGTTCAAAAGTCTCATACTCCTAAGAAAAGTAGAGGTAATTCTGAAGATATGGAGATAAAATGGAATGGTGAGATTCTTGGAGAAACTTCTGATGGTGAGCCTCTCTATGGAAGAGCCCTTGTTGGAGGGGAAACAGTGGCGGTAGGTAGTGCTGTCATATTAGAAGTTGATGATCCAGATGAAACTCCGGCGATCTATTTTGTGGAGTTCATGTTCGAGAGTTCAGATCAGTGCAAGATGCTACATGGGAAACTCTTACAAAGAGGATCTGAGACTGTTATAGGAACGGCTGCTAACGAGAGGGAACTGTTCTTGACTAATGAATGTCTTACTGTCCATCTTAAGGACATAAAAGGAACAGTAAGTCTCGATATTCGATCAAGGCCGTGGGGGCATCAGTATAGGAAAGAGAACCTCGTTGTGGATAAGCTTGACCGGGCAagagcagaagaaagaaaagctaaTGGTTTGCCAACAGAATACTACTGCAAAAGCTTGTACTCACCTGAGAGAGGTGGATTCTTTAGTCTTCCAAGGAATGATATTGGTCTTGGTTCTGGATTCTGTAGTTCGTGTAAGataaaagaggaagaagaggaaaggtCCAAAACTAAACTCAACATCTCAAAGACAGGGGTTTTCTCCAATGGGATAGAGTATTATAATGGAGATTTTGTCTATGTACTCCCCAACTACATAACTAAAGATGGATTGAAGAAGGGTACTAGTAGAAGAACAACTCTTAAGTGTGGTCGGAACGTTGGGTTaaaagcttttgttgtttgcCAATTGCTGGATGTTATTGTTCTAGAAGAATCTAGAAAAGCTAGTAATGCTTCATTTCAGGTTAAACTGACAAGGTTTTATAGGCCCGAGGACATTTCTGAAGAAAAGGCTTATGCTTCAGACATCCAAGAG TTGTATTATAGCCATGACACATATATTCTTCCTCCTGAGGCTCTACAAGGAAAATGTGAAGtaaggaagaaaaatgatatgCCCCTATGTCGTGAGTATCCAATATTAGatcatatcttcttctgtgaagttttctATGATTCCTCTACTGGTTATCTCAAGCag TTTCCAGCGAATATGAAGCTGAAGTTCTCTACTATTAAAGATGAAACACTTCTAAGAGAAAAGAAGGGGAAGGGAGTAGAGACTGGAACTAGTTCTGGAATTCTTATGAAGCCTGATGAGGTACCTAAAGAGATGCGTCTAGCTACACTAGATATTTTTGCTGGATGTGGTGGTCTATCTCATGGACTAGAAAAGGCTG GTGTATCTAATACAAAGTGGGCGATCGAGTATGAAGAGCCAGCTGGTCATGCGTTTAAACAAAACCATCCCGAAGCAACGGTTTTTGTTGACAACTGCAATGTCATTCTTAG GGCTATAATGGAGAAATGTGGAGATGTCGATGATTGTGTCTCTACTGTGGAGGCAGCTGAACTTGTAGCTAAACTTGATGAGAACCAAAAGAGTACCCTGCCACTTCCTGGTCAAGCGGATTTCATCAGCGGAGGGCCTCCATGCCAA GGGTTTTCTGGTATGAACAGGTTCAGTGACGGTTCGTGGAGTAAAGTACAGTGTGAAATGATATTAGCATTCTTGTCCTTTGCTGATTATTTCCGACCAAAGTATTTTCTTCTCGAGAACGTAAAGAAATTTGTGACATACAATAAAGGGAGAACATTTCAACTTACTATGGCTTCTCTTCTTGAAATAGGTTACCAA GTAAGATTTGGAATCTTGGAGGCAGGTACATATGGAGTTTCTCAGCCTCGTAAAAGAGTTATAATTTGGGCAGCTTCACCAGAAGAAGTTCTTCCAGAATGGCCTGAGCCGATGCATGTCTTTGATAATCCGGGTAGTAAAATCTCCTTACCTCGAGGTTTACATTATGATACTGTTCGTAATACTAAATTTGGCGCACCGTTCCGCTCAATCACGGTGAGAGACACAATCGGCGATCTTCCACTAGTAGAAAACGGAGAGTCCAAGATAAACAAAGAG TATAGAACTACTCCAGTCTCGTGGttccaaaagaagataagaggAAACATGAGTGTTCTCACTGATCATATCTGCAAAGGGCTGAATGAACTAAACCTCATTCGATGTAAGAAAATCCCAAAGAGGCCTGGTGCTGATTGGCGTGACCTGCCGGACGAAAAC GTGACATTATCAAATGGACTCGTGGAAAAACTGCGTCCTTTAGCTCTATCAAAGACAGCTAAAAACCACAACGAATGGAAGGGACTCTATGGTAGATTGGACTGGCAAGGAAACTTACCCATTTCCATCACCGATCCGCAGCCCATGGGTAAGGTGGGAATGTGCTTCCATCCAGAACAGGACAGAATTATCACTGTCCGTGAATGCGCCCGATCTCAG GGGTTTCCGGATAGCTATGAGTTTTCAGGGacgacaaaacacaaacataggCAGATTGGAAATGCAGTCCCTCCACCATTGGCATTCGCTCTCGGTCGGAAGCTCAAAGAAGCCCTATATCTCAAGAGTTCTCTTCAACACCAATCATAA